From a single Maniola hyperantus chromosome 3, iAphHyp1.2, whole genome shotgun sequence genomic region:
- the Iml1 gene encoding GATOR complex protein Iml1 isoform X7, with translation MKSFKLIVHQSSFSSEDLIINLKDYPGLKEKDIVEIYHPENDYPRLLLQVTKVDAPGRGRDAISVEQSIATTFQLRTFADVYVNIVNVADVALDSVELTFKDQYLGRSEMWRLKNHLVSTCVYLNKKIEYCGGAIRCQVYEMWSQGDRVACGVITEDTKIVFRSSTSMVYLFIQMSSEMWDFDIHGDLYFEKAVNGFLADLFAKWRKNGSNHEVTIVLFSRTFYKAKTLEEFPQHMKECLQKDYRGRFYEDFYRVAVQNERYEDWSNVLLQLRRLFTDYQKIVLQYHERPNMEIPTAINSTAAQGNFLEVLNMSLNVFEKHYLDRCFDRTGQLSVVITPGVGVFEVDRELTNVTKQRIIDNGVGSDLVCVGEQPLHAVPLLKFHNKDSNINSIDDYSMPHWINLSFYSTNKKVAYSNFIPRIKLPPRKSQEPLKKMYEDECKGKLLKEDDYMHNSIFDYDAYDAQVFQLPPAHSTWVQKVARTKKTSVAGLEGINRRSPPVSAIHHRKMSDPDIHHSLGTDILNSPKYGVNEPNSDSTDSSMSVNRLSPRSSVSNKPVIRTGRALINPFDPSHVTVKLTSNRRRWTHIFPKGPTGVLIQQHHYQARPAGEPASRPEVHRCDSNMGKENGASNINTNHSVYQVDGNIMSRKRMISASGTLSVVGAALSVPSTTNNASLALLWGATGEQEWTPALTTANRAIGVDWKSLTIPACLPITTDYFPDKRSLQNDYLVSDYNLLPDDVNADFARNRAIYKEPLTTMEVFKELVSQRLAQGFQLIVGISENEVIESQFPSTHTPPPSKVAPQSNKTANSAPTKIYLLSIGRIFHKLTLVGSTITVTRYRPRHPYPPFNIHYRYRFHAPNHDTYEVSWVSFTTEKLENYNWNYMDHYICTRGDTDFTLVEALKYWRFRTLLLPLYNPATKTILEDESTHCDIYPTPTRHDLDHLTEGFLKMTEAYFNKVKRPNRQRQVSPTKSLNSSQGTKAASKTVLERSQSQTGECDDTYDDGVIEPKLKANATLQEILERMRHPSLGVGFLQQTVSLPSHTFVSIYAIQWLLANMENMTYEKATVIMQVTCAKLLQEKMICHASGDTLKRYVAGYYMYHILPQKNNKEITDYVTPLGDLQSFENEWMEVEVLGPRSPLLPPEATSGAIDISGSSPVTNESGIPAFLCDNIDPNYMQLESDDMPLYKNTHLDIDVNNKSDRIEWGHARYQATFRPDQAYEMCIQWAVASGNIVAELIIGWFRKAQTCRLQMVPIPADPLALPFTEKSDPLRGPIYVPLNEEPLLRGKSALFEGFPEDSWLERLFLFQEAIVGRFGFIKCTVESTSHAADVGDHLYVHLTGNMFILIPTTVKSEQKGLRAKPVNKLVNAGRYPVHPEAAPSPHEGYITRHVDVKNKDCYDNTRRMGFLWSWNHMISKKWKGSQAPAAGDEVFQMRMLRDFKHFCANHEQRLSQFWDQCWEIREKATGIQCC, from the exons ATGAAATCTTTTAAATTGATCGTTCATCAGTCTAGTTTTAGTT CTGAAGATCTGATAATAAATCTGAAAGATTATCCTGGATTAAAGGAAAAAGATATTGTTGAAATTTATCATCCAGAAAATGATTACCCGAGGCTGCTTTTGCAAGTTACTAAAGTTGATGCTCCAGGACGAGGGAGAG ATGCTATCAGCGTGGAGCAAAGCATTGCCACAACCTTCCAACTGCGAACATTTGCAGATGTGTATGTGAATATTGTTAATGTAGCAGATGTAGCTCTAGATTCTGTGGAACTGACTTTCAAAGATCAGTACTTGGGAAGATCTGAGATGTGGAGGCTGAAGAATCATTtg GTCAGTACTTGtgtgtacctgaataaaaagaTAGAATATTGCGGAGGTGCAATCAGATGTCAGGTGTACGAAATGTGGTCCCAGGGTGACAGGGTCGCCTGTGGTGTTATAACGGAAGACACGAAAATTGTGTTCCGCTCCTCAACATCTATGGTGTATCTTTTCATACAAATGTCCTCTGAGATGTGGGACTTTGATATTCACGGTGACTTATACTTTGAGAAGGCTGTTAATGGATTTCTTGCGGATCTGTTTGCTAAATGGAGG AAAAATGGCAGTAATCATGAAGTGACAATTGTATTATTTTCAAGAACATTTTATAAAGCCAAAACCTTAGAGGAATTCCCCCAACACATGAAAGAGTGTTTACAGAAAGACTACAGAGGACGGTTTTATGAAGATTTTTACAG GGTGGCAGTCCAGAATGAAAGGTATGAAGATTGGTCAAATGTCTTACTGCAACTGAGAAGGCTTTTCACTGACTATCAAAAGATTGTACTGCAATACCATGAGAGGCCTAACATGGAAATACCAACTGCCATTAATTCTACTGCAGCTCAGGGGAATTTTCTCGAAGTTCTGAATATGAGTTTAAAtg TATTCGAAAAGCATTACTTGGACCGATGCTTTGACCGAACCGGTCAACTCAGTGTCGTGATCACACCCGGCGTAGGTGTCTTCGAGGTCGATAGAGAGCTAACCAATGTCACCAAGCAGAGGATCATCGACAATGGTGTAGGAAGCGATTTAGTTTGCGTCGGAGAACAACCCTTACACGCAGTCCCCTTGCTAAAGTTCCACAATAAAGACAGCAATATCAACTCTATAGACGATTACTCTATGCCCCATTGGATCAATTTGTCCTTTTATTCCACCAATAAGAAGGTTGCATACTCGAATTTTATTCCGAGAATTAAATTGCCGCCGAGAAAAAGTCAGGAGCCGTTGAAAAAGATGTACGAAGACGAGTGTAAAGGGAAACTGTTGAAGGAGGATGATTATATGCACAACTCCATATTTGACTATGACGCGTACGATGCGCAAGTGTTTCAGTTGCCGCCGGCTCATAGTACATG GGTACAGAAAGTGGCCCGTACAAAGAAGACATCCGTGGCGGGCTTAGAGGGCATCAACAGACGAAGTCCGCCGGTGTCCGCTATTCATCACAGGAAGATGTCCGACCCTGACATCCATCACAGTCTGGGAACTGACATACTGAATAGTC CAAAATATGGCGTCAACGAACCCAACAGCGATTCCACGGACTCCTCGATGTCAGTGAACCGCCTGTCGCCTCGCAGCTCTGTGTCCAACAAGCCTGTGATACGGACAGGCAGGGCGCTCATCAACCCGTTCGACCCCTCCCACGTCACTGTCAAACTCACGAGCAACCGACGCCGGTGGACCCACATATTTCCAAAAG GTCCTACCGGCGTGCTGATCCAGCAGCACCACTACCAGGCGCGGCCGGCCGGCGAGCCCGCCTCGCGCCCCGAGGTGCACCGCTGCGACAGCAACATGGGGAAGGAGAACGGCGCCTCCAACATCAATACCAACCACTCCGTGTACCAAGTTGATG GCAATATAATGAGTCGCAAACGCATGATAAGTGCATCTGGCACTTTAAGCGTAGTCGGAGCTGCTTTGAGCGTTCCGTCCACTACGAACAATGCCTCTCTCGCCCTGCTGTGGGGTGCCACGGGCGAGCAGGAGTGGACACCGGCCCTAACTACCG CGAACCGAGCTATAG GTGTGGACTGGAAGTCATTGACAATCCCGGCGTGTCTGCCGATCACAACTGATTACTTCCCCGACAAACGGTCGCTACAAAACGATTACTTAGTGTCGGACTACAATCTTCTGCCAGACGATGTGAATGCAGACTTTGCGCGAAATAGAGCCATCTATAAGGAACCTCTTACGACTATGGAAGTCTTTAAGGAGCTGGTATCACAGCGATTAGCGCAG gGCTTTCAACTTATAGTGGGCATAAGTGAAAATGAGGTGATAGAATCTCAATTTCCGTCGACTCATACGCCGCCGCCTTCAAAAGTAGCTCCCCAGAGTAACAAGACGGCCAATTCAGCACCAACAAAGATCTACCTGCTGTCTATTGGTAGAATCTTCCACAAACTGACGCTTGTAGGCTCCACGATCACCGTCACGCGATACAGACCGAG gcatCCATATCCTCCATTCAACATCCACTACAGATATCGGTTCCACGCGCCAAACCACGACACGTACGAGGTTTCGTGGGTGTCCTTTACTACGGAGAAGTTGGAGAACTACAACTGGAACTACATGGACCACTACATTTGTACCCGAGGAGATACCGATTTCACTCTCGTTGAA gCCCTCAAATACTGGCGTTTCCGTACCCTCCTCCTGCCGCTGTACAACCCAGCAACAAAGACGATCCTCGAAGACGAGTCCACGCACTGTGACATCTACCCCACGCCCACTCGGCACGACCTCGACCATCTCACCGAAGGATTCCTCAAGATGACCGAAGCCTACTTCAACAAGGTCAAAAGACCCAACAGGCAGAGg CAAGTTTCACCTACTAAGTCACTAAATTCTAGCCAAGGGACCAA AGCTGCTTCCAAAACCGTACTGGAGAGATCGCAATCTCAGACTGGTGAATGCGACGACACGTATGATGACGG AGTAATAGAGCCAAAATTAAAAGCCAATGCAACGTTACAAGAGATCTTAGAGCGCATGCGTCATCCGAGTTTAGGCGTTGGCTTCTTACAACAAACAGTCAGTTTACCCTCGCACACGTTTGTGTCGATATACGCCATTCAATGGTTGCTAGCTAATATGGAGAACATGACGTATGAAAAAGCGACAGTAATTATGCAGGTAACTTGTGCG aAACTACTACAAGAAAAAATGATTTGTCACGCTTCAGGTGACACTTTGAAACGCTACGTAGCCGGGTACTATATGTACCACATACTGCCTCAAAAGAATAATAAGG AAATAACAGATTACGTAACCCCCCTGGGTGACCTTCAAAGCTTCGAAAACGAGTGGATGGAAGTTGAAGTTCTAGGACCCAGGTCGCCGTTGCTCCCTCCTGAAGCGACTTCTGGAGCGATAGACATATCAGGCTCGAGTCCCGTTACTAACGAGTCTGGTATACCAGCCTTCCTCTGTGATAATATTGATCCTAATTATATGCAACTGGAGAGCGATGACA TGCCTTTGTACAAAAACACGCATCTAGATATAGACGTGAACAATAAAAGCGACCGCATAGAGTGGGGCCACGCGCGTTACCAGGCCACCTTCCGCCCCGACCAGGCCTATGAAATGTGCATACAGTGGGCCGTTGCCAGTGGAAATATTGTTGCCGAGTTG ATAATCGGCTGGTTCCGCAAAGCGCAAACATGTCGTCTTCAAATGGTGCCCATACCGGCCGACCCACTCGCGTTGCCGTTTACAGAAAAATCAGACCCTCTACGTGGTCCCATTTACGTTCCTTTGAATGAAGAACCGCTATTAAGAGGGAAAAGCGCTTTGTTTGAGG GCTTCCCAGAAGACTCATGGCTGGAGAGGCTATTCCTGTTCCAAGAAGCGATAGTGGGTCGCTTCGGCTTCATCAAGTGTACGGTGGAGAGCACCTCGCACGCGGCCGACGTCGGCGACCACCTGTACGTGCACCTCACTGGGAACATGTTCATCCTGATACCTACCACTGTGAAGTCCGAGCAGAAAGGGTTGAGGGCCAAACCTGTGAATAAACTGGTCAATGCTGGCAG ATATCCTGTACATCCAGAAGCCGCGCCCAGTCCACACGAGGGCTACATAACGCGGCACGTGGACGTGAAGAATAAAGACTGTTATGATAACACTCGAAGG
- the Iml1 gene encoding GATOR complex protein Iml1 isoform X6, translated as MKSFKLIVHQSSFSSEDLIINLKDYPGLKEKDIVEIYHPENDYPRLLLQVTKVDAPGRGRDAISVEQSIATTFQLRTFADVYVNIVNVADVALDSVELTFKDQYLGRSEMWRLKNHLVSTCVYLNKKIEYCGGAIRCQVYEMWSQGDRVACGVITEDTKIVFRSSTSMVYLFIQMSSEMWDFDIHGDLYFEKAVNGFLADLFAKWRKNGSNHEVTIVLFSRTFYKAKTLEEFPQHMKECLQKDYRGRFYEDFYRVAVQNERYEDWSNVLLQLRRLFTDYQKIVLQYHERPNMEIPTAINSTAAQGNFLEVLNMSLNVFEKHYLDRCFDRTGQLSVVITPGVGVFEVDRELTNVTKQRIIDNGVGSDLVCVGEQPLHAVPLLKFHNKDSNINSIDDYSMPHWINLSFYSTNKKVAYSNFIPRIKLPPRKSQEPLKKMYEDECKGKLLKEDDYMHNSIFDYDAYDAQVFQLPPAHSTWVQKVARTKKTSVAGLEGINRRSPPVSAIHHRKMSDPDIHHSLGTDILNSPKYGVNEPNSDSTDSSMSVNRLSPRSSVSNKPVIRTGRALINPFDPSHVTVKLTSNRRRWTHIFPKGPTGVLIQQHHYQARPAGEPASRPEVHRCDSNMGKENGASNINTNHSVYQVDGNIMSRKRMISASGTLSVVGAALSVPSTTNNASLALLWGATGEQEWTPALTTANRAIGVDWKSLTIPACLPITTDYFPDKRSLQNDYLVSDYNLLPDDVNADFARNRAIYKEPLTTMEVFKELVSQRLAQGFQLIVGISENEVIESQFPSTHTPPPSKVAPQSNKTANSAPTKIYLLSIGRIFHKLTLVGSTITVTRYRPRHPYPPFNIHYRYRFHAPNHDTYEVSWVSFTTEKLENYNWNYMDHYICTRGDTDFTLVEALKYWRFRTLLLPLYNPATKTILEDESTHCDIYPTPTRHDLDHLTEGFLKMTEAYFNKVKRPNRQRQGGVSNSPFRERVGSTRLPDRPRLRVEAIAASKTVLERSQSQTGECDDTYDDGVIEPKLKANATLQEILERMRHPSLGVGFLQQTVSLPSHTFVSIYAIQWLLANMENMTYEKATVIMQVTCAKLLQEKMICHASGDTLKRYVAGYYMYHILPQKNNKEITDYVTPLGDLQSFENEWMEVEVLGPRSPLLPPEATSGAIDISGSSPVTNESGIPAFLCDNIDPNYMQLESDDMPLYKNTHLDIDVNNKSDRIEWGHARYQATFRPDQAYEMCIQWAVASGNIVAELIIGWFRKAQTCRLQMVPIPADPLALPFTEKSDPLRGPIYVPLNEEPLLRGKSALFEGFPEDSWLERLFLFQEAIVGRFGFIKCTVESTSHAADVGDHLYVHLTGNMFILIPTTVKSEQKGLRAKPVNKLVNAGRYPVHPEAAPSPHEGYITRHVDVKNKDCYDNTRRMGFLWSWNHMISKKWKGSQAPAAGDEVFQMRMLRDFKHFCANHEQRLSQFWDQCWEIREKATGIQCC; from the exons ATGAAATCTTTTAAATTGATCGTTCATCAGTCTAGTTTTAGTT CTGAAGATCTGATAATAAATCTGAAAGATTATCCTGGATTAAAGGAAAAAGATATTGTTGAAATTTATCATCCAGAAAATGATTACCCGAGGCTGCTTTTGCAAGTTACTAAAGTTGATGCTCCAGGACGAGGGAGAG ATGCTATCAGCGTGGAGCAAAGCATTGCCACAACCTTCCAACTGCGAACATTTGCAGATGTGTATGTGAATATTGTTAATGTAGCAGATGTAGCTCTAGATTCTGTGGAACTGACTTTCAAAGATCAGTACTTGGGAAGATCTGAGATGTGGAGGCTGAAGAATCATTtg GTCAGTACTTGtgtgtacctgaataaaaagaTAGAATATTGCGGAGGTGCAATCAGATGTCAGGTGTACGAAATGTGGTCCCAGGGTGACAGGGTCGCCTGTGGTGTTATAACGGAAGACACGAAAATTGTGTTCCGCTCCTCAACATCTATGGTGTATCTTTTCATACAAATGTCCTCTGAGATGTGGGACTTTGATATTCACGGTGACTTATACTTTGAGAAGGCTGTTAATGGATTTCTTGCGGATCTGTTTGCTAAATGGAGG AAAAATGGCAGTAATCATGAAGTGACAATTGTATTATTTTCAAGAACATTTTATAAAGCCAAAACCTTAGAGGAATTCCCCCAACACATGAAAGAGTGTTTACAGAAAGACTACAGAGGACGGTTTTATGAAGATTTTTACAG GGTGGCAGTCCAGAATGAAAGGTATGAAGATTGGTCAAATGTCTTACTGCAACTGAGAAGGCTTTTCACTGACTATCAAAAGATTGTACTGCAATACCATGAGAGGCCTAACATGGAAATACCAACTGCCATTAATTCTACTGCAGCTCAGGGGAATTTTCTCGAAGTTCTGAATATGAGTTTAAAtg TATTCGAAAAGCATTACTTGGACCGATGCTTTGACCGAACCGGTCAACTCAGTGTCGTGATCACACCCGGCGTAGGTGTCTTCGAGGTCGATAGAGAGCTAACCAATGTCACCAAGCAGAGGATCATCGACAATGGTGTAGGAAGCGATTTAGTTTGCGTCGGAGAACAACCCTTACACGCAGTCCCCTTGCTAAAGTTCCACAATAAAGACAGCAATATCAACTCTATAGACGATTACTCTATGCCCCATTGGATCAATTTGTCCTTTTATTCCACCAATAAGAAGGTTGCATACTCGAATTTTATTCCGAGAATTAAATTGCCGCCGAGAAAAAGTCAGGAGCCGTTGAAAAAGATGTACGAAGACGAGTGTAAAGGGAAACTGTTGAAGGAGGATGATTATATGCACAACTCCATATTTGACTATGACGCGTACGATGCGCAAGTGTTTCAGTTGCCGCCGGCTCATAGTACATG GGTACAGAAAGTGGCCCGTACAAAGAAGACATCCGTGGCGGGCTTAGAGGGCATCAACAGACGAAGTCCGCCGGTGTCCGCTATTCATCACAGGAAGATGTCCGACCCTGACATCCATCACAGTCTGGGAACTGACATACTGAATAGTC CAAAATATGGCGTCAACGAACCCAACAGCGATTCCACGGACTCCTCGATGTCAGTGAACCGCCTGTCGCCTCGCAGCTCTGTGTCCAACAAGCCTGTGATACGGACAGGCAGGGCGCTCATCAACCCGTTCGACCCCTCCCACGTCACTGTCAAACTCACGAGCAACCGACGCCGGTGGACCCACATATTTCCAAAAG GTCCTACCGGCGTGCTGATCCAGCAGCACCACTACCAGGCGCGGCCGGCCGGCGAGCCCGCCTCGCGCCCCGAGGTGCACCGCTGCGACAGCAACATGGGGAAGGAGAACGGCGCCTCCAACATCAATACCAACCACTCCGTGTACCAAGTTGATG GCAATATAATGAGTCGCAAACGCATGATAAGTGCATCTGGCACTTTAAGCGTAGTCGGAGCTGCTTTGAGCGTTCCGTCCACTACGAACAATGCCTCTCTCGCCCTGCTGTGGGGTGCCACGGGCGAGCAGGAGTGGACACCGGCCCTAACTACCG CGAACCGAGCTATAG GTGTGGACTGGAAGTCATTGACAATCCCGGCGTGTCTGCCGATCACAACTGATTACTTCCCCGACAAACGGTCGCTACAAAACGATTACTTAGTGTCGGACTACAATCTTCTGCCAGACGATGTGAATGCAGACTTTGCGCGAAATAGAGCCATCTATAAGGAACCTCTTACGACTATGGAAGTCTTTAAGGAGCTGGTATCACAGCGATTAGCGCAG gGCTTTCAACTTATAGTGGGCATAAGTGAAAATGAGGTGATAGAATCTCAATTTCCGTCGACTCATACGCCGCCGCCTTCAAAAGTAGCTCCCCAGAGTAACAAGACGGCCAATTCAGCACCAACAAAGATCTACCTGCTGTCTATTGGTAGAATCTTCCACAAACTGACGCTTGTAGGCTCCACGATCACCGTCACGCGATACAGACCGAG gcatCCATATCCTCCATTCAACATCCACTACAGATATCGGTTCCACGCGCCAAACCACGACACGTACGAGGTTTCGTGGGTGTCCTTTACTACGGAGAAGTTGGAGAACTACAACTGGAACTACATGGACCACTACATTTGTACCCGAGGAGATACCGATTTCACTCTCGTTGAA gCCCTCAAATACTGGCGTTTCCGTACCCTCCTCCTGCCGCTGTACAACCCAGCAACAAAGACGATCCTCGAAGACGAGTCCACGCACTGTGACATCTACCCCACGCCCACTCGGCACGACCTCGACCATCTCACCGAAGGATTCCTCAAGATGACCGAAGCCTACTTCAACAAGGTCAAAAGACCCAACAGGCAGAGg CAGGGAGGCGTGTCCAACTCTCCGTTCAGAGAGCGCGTCGGCAGCACACGCCTGCCcgaccgcccgcggcttcgGGTCGAAGCCAT AGCTGCTTCCAAAACCGTACTGGAGAGATCGCAATCTCAGACTGGTGAATGCGACGACACGTATGATGACGG AGTAATAGAGCCAAAATTAAAAGCCAATGCAACGTTACAAGAGATCTTAGAGCGCATGCGTCATCCGAGTTTAGGCGTTGGCTTCTTACAACAAACAGTCAGTTTACCCTCGCACACGTTTGTGTCGATATACGCCATTCAATGGTTGCTAGCTAATATGGAGAACATGACGTATGAAAAAGCGACAGTAATTATGCAGGTAACTTGTGCG aAACTACTACAAGAAAAAATGATTTGTCACGCTTCAGGTGACACTTTGAAACGCTACGTAGCCGGGTACTATATGTACCACATACTGCCTCAAAAGAATAATAAGG AAATAACAGATTACGTAACCCCCCTGGGTGACCTTCAAAGCTTCGAAAACGAGTGGATGGAAGTTGAAGTTCTAGGACCCAGGTCGCCGTTGCTCCCTCCTGAAGCGACTTCTGGAGCGATAGACATATCAGGCTCGAGTCCCGTTACTAACGAGTCTGGTATACCAGCCTTCCTCTGTGATAATATTGATCCTAATTATATGCAACTGGAGAGCGATGACA TGCCTTTGTACAAAAACACGCATCTAGATATAGACGTGAACAATAAAAGCGACCGCATAGAGTGGGGCCACGCGCGTTACCAGGCCACCTTCCGCCCCGACCAGGCCTATGAAATGTGCATACAGTGGGCCGTTGCCAGTGGAAATATTGTTGCCGAGTTG ATAATCGGCTGGTTCCGCAAAGCGCAAACATGTCGTCTTCAAATGGTGCCCATACCGGCCGACCCACTCGCGTTGCCGTTTACAGAAAAATCAGACCCTCTACGTGGTCCCATTTACGTTCCTTTGAATGAAGAACCGCTATTAAGAGGGAAAAGCGCTTTGTTTGAGG GCTTCCCAGAAGACTCATGGCTGGAGAGGCTATTCCTGTTCCAAGAAGCGATAGTGGGTCGCTTCGGCTTCATCAAGTGTACGGTGGAGAGCACCTCGCACGCGGCCGACGTCGGCGACCACCTGTACGTGCACCTCACTGGGAACATGTTCATCCTGATACCTACCACTGTGAAGTCCGAGCAGAAAGGGTTGAGGGCCAAACCTGTGAATAAACTGGTCAATGCTGGCAG ATATCCTGTACATCCAGAAGCCGCGCCCAGTCCACACGAGGGCTACATAACGCGGCACGTGGACGTGAAGAATAAAGACTGTTATGATAACACTCGAAGG